A part of Diceros bicornis minor isolate mBicDic1 chromosome 32, mDicBic1.mat.cur, whole genome shotgun sequence genomic DNA contains:
- the GAS8 gene encoding dynein regulatory complex subunit 4 isoform X1, which produces MAPKKKGKKGKAKGTPIIDGLAPEDMSKEQVEEHVSRIREELDREREERNYFQLERDKIHTFWEITRRQLEEKKAELRNKDREMEEAEERHQVEIKVYKQKVKHLLYEHQNNLTEMQAEGTVVMKLAQKEHCTQEGLLRKDVRALKVELKEQELANEVVMQNLRLKHSEEITKMRNDFERQVREIEAKYDKKMKMLRDELDLRRKTEIHEVEERKNGQINVLMQRHEEAFTDIKNYYNDITLNNLALINSLKEQMEDMRKKEEHLEREMVEVSVQNKRLADPLQKARDEMNEMQKKLVNYERDKQILVCTKARLKVTEKELKGLQWEHEVLEQRFMKVQQERDELYQKFTAAILEVQQKVGFKNLVLERKLQALNTAVEKKEVQFNEVLAASNLDPAALTLVSRKLEDVLESKNSAIKDLQYELARVCKAHNDLLRTYEAKLLAFGIPLDNVGFKPLETAVIGQTLGQGPAGLVGTPT; this is translated from the exons GTGGAGGAGCATGTCAGCCGCATCCGGGAGGAGCTGGACCGCGAGCGGGAGGAGCGCAACTACTTCCAGCTGGAGCGGGACAAGATCCACACTTTCTGGGAGATCACGCGGAGGCAGCTGGAGGAGAAGAAGGCCGAGCTGCGGAACAAAGACCGGGAGATGGAGGAGGCTGAGGAGAGGCACCAGGTGGAGATCAAG GTCTACAAGCAGAAGGTGAAGCACCTGCTGTACGAGCATCAGAACAACCTGACGGAGATGCAGGCTGAGGGCACGGTGGTCATGAAGCTGGCCCAGAAGGAGCACTGCACACAGGAGGGCCTGCTGCGCAAGGACGTGCGGGCACTGAAGGTGGAGCTCAAGGAGCAGGAGCTGGCCAACGAGGTGGTGATGCAGAACCTGCGGCTG AAACACTCCGAGGAAATCACCAAGATGCGAAACGACTTCGAGAGGCAGGTGCGAG AAATTGAGGCCAAGTACGATAAGAAGATGAAGATGCTTAGGGATGAGCTCGACCTGCGGAGAAAGACTGAGATCCACGaagtggaggagaggaagaacGGCCAGATCAACGTGCTGATGCAGCGGCACGAGGAGGCCTTCACAGACATCAAGAACTACTACAACGACATCACCCTCAACAACCTGGCCCTCATCAACTCCCTCAAG gagCAGATGGAGGACATGCGGAAGAAGGAGGAACACCTCGAGAGGGAGATGGTGGAGGTGTCTGTACAGAACAAGCGCCTGGCAGACCCTCTCCAGAAGGCTCGGGATGAGATGAATGAGATGCAGAAGAAGCTCGTGAACTATGAGAGAGACAAGCAGATCCTGGTT TGCACAAAAGCACGTTTGAAGGTCACTGAGAAAGAGCTGAAGGGTCTGCAGTGGGAGCATGAGGTGCTGGAGCAGCGGTTCATGAAG GTGCAGCAGGAGCGGGATGAGCTCTACCAGAAGTTCACTGCGGCCATCCTGGAGGTGCAGCAGAAGGTGGGCTTCAAGAACTTGGTCCTGGAACGCAAACTGCAGGCGCTGAACACTGCTGTGGAGAAGAAAGAGGTGCAGTTCAATGAGGTGCTGGCGGCCTCCAACCTGGACCCCGCGGCTCTGACCCTCGTGTCCCGCAAGCTGGAG GATGTTCTGGAATCAAAGAACAGTGCCATCAAGGACTTGCAATACGAGCTGGCCCGCGTCTGCAAG GCCCACAACGACCTGCTGCGCACCTACGAGGCGAAGCTCCTGGCCTTCGGGATCCCCCTGGACAACGTGGGCTTCAAGCCCCTGGAGACGGCCGTGATTGGGCAGACGCTGGGCCAGGGCCCCGCGGGACTCGTGGGCACCCCAACATAG
- the GAS8 gene encoding dynein regulatory complex subunit 4 isoform X2, with protein sequence MSKEQVEEHVSRIREELDREREERNYFQLERDKIHTFWEITRRQLEEKKAELRNKDREMEEAEERHQVEIKVYKQKVKHLLYEHQNNLTEMQAEGTVVMKLAQKEHCTQEGLLRKDVRALKVELKEQELANEVVMQNLRLKHSEEITKMRNDFERQVREIEAKYDKKMKMLRDELDLRRKTEIHEVEERKNGQINVLMQRHEEAFTDIKNYYNDITLNNLALINSLKEQMEDMRKKEEHLEREMVEVSVQNKRLADPLQKARDEMNEMQKKLVNYERDKQILVCTKARLKVTEKELKGLQWEHEVLEQRFMKVQQERDELYQKFTAAILEVQQKVGFKNLVLERKLQALNTAVEKKEVQFNEVLAASNLDPAALTLVSRKLEDVLESKNSAIKDLQYELARVCKAHNDLLRTYEAKLLAFGIPLDNVGFKPLETAVIGQTLGQGPAGLVGTPT encoded by the exons GTGGAGGAGCATGTCAGCCGCATCCGGGAGGAGCTGGACCGCGAGCGGGAGGAGCGCAACTACTTCCAGCTGGAGCGGGACAAGATCCACACTTTCTGGGAGATCACGCGGAGGCAGCTGGAGGAGAAGAAGGCCGAGCTGCGGAACAAAGACCGGGAGATGGAGGAGGCTGAGGAGAGGCACCAGGTGGAGATCAAG GTCTACAAGCAGAAGGTGAAGCACCTGCTGTACGAGCATCAGAACAACCTGACGGAGATGCAGGCTGAGGGCACGGTGGTCATGAAGCTGGCCCAGAAGGAGCACTGCACACAGGAGGGCCTGCTGCGCAAGGACGTGCGGGCACTGAAGGTGGAGCTCAAGGAGCAGGAGCTGGCCAACGAGGTGGTGATGCAGAACCTGCGGCTG AAACACTCCGAGGAAATCACCAAGATGCGAAACGACTTCGAGAGGCAGGTGCGAG AAATTGAGGCCAAGTACGATAAGAAGATGAAGATGCTTAGGGATGAGCTCGACCTGCGGAGAAAGACTGAGATCCACGaagtggaggagaggaagaacGGCCAGATCAACGTGCTGATGCAGCGGCACGAGGAGGCCTTCACAGACATCAAGAACTACTACAACGACATCACCCTCAACAACCTGGCCCTCATCAACTCCCTCAAG gagCAGATGGAGGACATGCGGAAGAAGGAGGAACACCTCGAGAGGGAGATGGTGGAGGTGTCTGTACAGAACAAGCGCCTGGCAGACCCTCTCCAGAAGGCTCGGGATGAGATGAATGAGATGCAGAAGAAGCTCGTGAACTATGAGAGAGACAAGCAGATCCTGGTT TGCACAAAAGCACGTTTGAAGGTCACTGAGAAAGAGCTGAAGGGTCTGCAGTGGGAGCATGAGGTGCTGGAGCAGCGGTTCATGAAG GTGCAGCAGGAGCGGGATGAGCTCTACCAGAAGTTCACTGCGGCCATCCTGGAGGTGCAGCAGAAGGTGGGCTTCAAGAACTTGGTCCTGGAACGCAAACTGCAGGCGCTGAACACTGCTGTGGAGAAGAAAGAGGTGCAGTTCAATGAGGTGCTGGCGGCCTCCAACCTGGACCCCGCGGCTCTGACCCTCGTGTCCCGCAAGCTGGAG GATGTTCTGGAATCAAAGAACAGTGCCATCAAGGACTTGCAATACGAGCTGGCCCGCGTCTGCAAG GCCCACAACGACCTGCTGCGCACCTACGAGGCGAAGCTCCTGGCCTTCGGGATCCCCCTGGACAACGTGGGCTTCAAGCCCCTGGAGACGGCCGTGATTGGGCAGACGCTGGGCCAGGGCCCCGCGGGACTCGTGGGCACCCCAACATAG
- the GAS8 gene encoding dynein regulatory complex subunit 4 isoform X3 produces the protein MAPKKKGKKGKAKGTPIIDGLAPEDMSKEQVEEHVSRIREELDREREERNYFQLERDKIHTFWEITRRQLEEKKAELRNKDREMEEAEERHQVEIKVYKQKVKHLLYEHQNNLTEMQAEGTVVMKLAQKEHCTQEGLLRKDVRALKVELKEQELANEVVMQNLRLKHSEEITKMRNDFERQVREIEAKYDKKMKMLRDELDLRRKTEIHEVEERKNGQINVLMQRHEEAFTDIKNYYNDITLNNLALINSLKCTKARLKVTEKELKGLQWEHEVLEQRFMKVQQERDELYQKFTAAILEVQQKVGFKNLVLERKLQALNTAVEKKEVQFNEVLAASNLDPAALTLVSRKLEDVLESKNSAIKDLQYELARVCKAHNDLLRTYEAKLLAFGIPLDNVGFKPLETAVIGQTLGQGPAGLVGTPT, from the exons GTGGAGGAGCATGTCAGCCGCATCCGGGAGGAGCTGGACCGCGAGCGGGAGGAGCGCAACTACTTCCAGCTGGAGCGGGACAAGATCCACACTTTCTGGGAGATCACGCGGAGGCAGCTGGAGGAGAAGAAGGCCGAGCTGCGGAACAAAGACCGGGAGATGGAGGAGGCTGAGGAGAGGCACCAGGTGGAGATCAAG GTCTACAAGCAGAAGGTGAAGCACCTGCTGTACGAGCATCAGAACAACCTGACGGAGATGCAGGCTGAGGGCACGGTGGTCATGAAGCTGGCCCAGAAGGAGCACTGCACACAGGAGGGCCTGCTGCGCAAGGACGTGCGGGCACTGAAGGTGGAGCTCAAGGAGCAGGAGCTGGCCAACGAGGTGGTGATGCAGAACCTGCGGCTG AAACACTCCGAGGAAATCACCAAGATGCGAAACGACTTCGAGAGGCAGGTGCGAG AAATTGAGGCCAAGTACGATAAGAAGATGAAGATGCTTAGGGATGAGCTCGACCTGCGGAGAAAGACTGAGATCCACGaagtggaggagaggaagaacGGCCAGATCAACGTGCTGATGCAGCGGCACGAGGAGGCCTTCACAGACATCAAGAACTACTACAACGACATCACCCTCAACAACCTGGCCCTCATCAACTCCCTCAAG TGCACAAAAGCACGTTTGAAGGTCACTGAGAAAGAGCTGAAGGGTCTGCAGTGGGAGCATGAGGTGCTGGAGCAGCGGTTCATGAAG GTGCAGCAGGAGCGGGATGAGCTCTACCAGAAGTTCACTGCGGCCATCCTGGAGGTGCAGCAGAAGGTGGGCTTCAAGAACTTGGTCCTGGAACGCAAACTGCAGGCGCTGAACACTGCTGTGGAGAAGAAAGAGGTGCAGTTCAATGAGGTGCTGGCGGCCTCCAACCTGGACCCCGCGGCTCTGACCCTCGTGTCCCGCAAGCTGGAG GATGTTCTGGAATCAAAGAACAGTGCCATCAAGGACTTGCAATACGAGCTGGCCCGCGTCTGCAAG GCCCACAACGACCTGCTGCGCACCTACGAGGCGAAGCTCCTGGCCTTCGGGATCCCCCTGGACAACGTGGGCTTCAAGCCCCTGGAGACGGCCGTGATTGGGCAGACGCTGGGCCAGGGCCCCGCGGGACTCGTGGGCACCCCAACATAG